Within Aspergillus oryzae RIB40 DNA, chromosome 2, the genomic segment CCGCTCATCCGACAACCCGCTTTCTGTTGGcacttcccttctctctgCCATTAGCCATCATCTCAGTCCACTTGCTCGTATCAAGGTAAGAGAGATTCCCACGAGATGGATCTTGTCTATCTTAATCTTTATTGGCGTGCATTTCAAACTTTTCTAACGCGACTTAGTCACACAAGATGAGCTACATCACTCGCCGAGGTCTTTCGACCCTGATCCCTCCCAAGGTAAGAACCcgcgaagaaggagaaccgACGAAAATATCTTGAACAATCGGTACTGATCCGTCTCTAGATCGCTTCTCCTAACGTGAGAATCCCTTTCCCTACCGTCATGCTCCCCGACAGTCACTGGAGTCGCTCCGCTCGGaacaatttctttttttcaatgCGGCTCGGGACACCGTAGCATACGGTTTCTCCCACTCATTACTGGATTTCACTGACACTTGGAAAGGCAATTGGCGCTGCCAAAGATGCTGCCCGTATGGACCGCGTTGTGAACTTCTATGCCCGCCTTCCCCGTGGCTCGGCTCCTGAAGTTAAGCCTACTGGTCTCATTGGCCGCTACCAGGCTCGTTACTTCGGCAAGAACCCCTCTGCTGCTCGTAAGTCGTCTCGCTCCTAAAGTTATATATGATATTCGCTGATGGCCAAATAGCCCTTGCTCACGCCATCGGTggcattctcctcctcggctaCAGCATGGAGTACTACTTCCACCTCCGtatgttttcctttctatacCATACTCTGAGCATCGAGAGTCTAACACACTCCTAGGTCACCACAAGAACCACCCCCACTAAATTTTCTCGCTATGATTTGAGGGGCGCGGAAGATTCGTGTATATACCGCTGACCTAGAATGAAGGCAATGTAGAACACATTCAAGCTTATTATGTTTCACAGATGCCTAGTTTAGTAGTGACTCACCATTGTCTCTAGATCATTTAGCATTGTGTCATAGTATGACTGAACAATGAATCATATCTTGCGCTACTTCATGGAGTGATCTTTAGTCATGTTATAGAATGGTATTAGTGACAAACATCTAGATCATGTGAATACAATATAAACTAGGattaaaaaggaaaaaagaagtattgcccaaagaagaagaagaacaacataAATAGAAAGGCATGTATCCACTTTTTAAATagtcatcaatatcaatactTGTAATAAGAAAATAACCGGATACTAGTGAAGTGATTTACCAGTGAGCATCGGCCGCAACAGGTCCAGCCACAAGGGTTCCAGTTTgctttacggagtacttcaCTTGTCCCACGCTAACCGAAAACAGCCACCCTTAGTCTCAACCTGAACCGCTCATCCGTCCATGACTGCTGCCATCACCCGATCACATCAACCTGAGAAGCACCACTTTACTGTTGAACCTCCCTTTGGGGACTATTTGGGCTGCTGGCTCTCACTCTTCCACTTGACTTTCCCGCCCGCCCGACCTTGTTTCGCCGAGCTTTATCTCTTGTTCTCTACCTGGGACATTCTCCGCTGTCCACCTGGTCGTTTGGAGCTTTTCACGGCTCAGGCAGTTGAGCTAATAGTTCGACCGTGGCGATTCTCGATACCTGACAATAGGTACTTCTCAGACCGTTCCTTCAAGTTTAGCCATGAGTTCAACCTTATAGTCGCCACTTGTTTCAGTGTTTACAGTTTCAGATCGCTTGTCTAACAGATGTCGCAACCTGTTGGCCTCACAGACTCGAGAATTGTTATGGCAGAGCAGAGCAGCCACGATGTGGTAAATCAAACCCTGTCGGGCGGCGAGCCCTCGCCTTCCGACGTTCCTGCGAGCACCAACGACAAGAAACCTGCCGGAGGGGACGTGGGGGAGATCAAACATACCGCAACACATACACAGCTCGAAACAATCACGAACGCCGAACAAGGCACACTTGATACGAGTTTATCCGAGACATATAATGAAAATAATGCCGCTGGGAGGGATACGGAACAATCGACGACAGTGAGTCTTGGTTACCTGGGTATTACAAGGCCCCCCTACTGAATCAGACATAGGATAATTCAAGGCAAGGCCCTGGGCCCGTGGCGACAAGGGCGCTTGAATTAAATGGAGTAGCATCCGGTTCCGATGTTGGAGAGGATACGGCCTCTCAAGGCGGCTCAGAATCCGACGCCAGTCGAACGGAGAGCAGACTTAACTCACGTGCAAGTTCAACCAAGAGGCCGACATCATTCAAGCCAGTCTCCTTCGCAAAATTTTCAGTACCCAAAGCTCCGGGAACGCCTCCGACAGCTAAGATTTCTGAGAAAGGTATTTATCCTTACCAGGTGCCACGCCAATTAGATGTCTAACCGGTCCTAGCTCCGTTGTCTTCAACTACCCCGCTGGGTGTACCTTTGCAAAGCTCACGACCACGTTTGGTCGCGAAAACCACTAGCAGTCTTCGCGACTCATTATCGAAAACCGGGACAGGTGCGGCGAGGCCAGCTGGAAGTGGGCCTGACCCAAATCAAGTCTGGAATAAGAACCGACGTAAGGCAGTATTGATTGTGTCTCGAAGTCTTCGCTAACTATGAATTGTGTGCAGCGGTCCAGCAAACTCCACCGAAACACTTAACGGACGAAGAGCTTAAGCAGCAGTATGGAATCCACATGACGTCGCGTattcaagaagatggcggtGGAACAGAGGCAAAGTGGGCCgatattgatgatgatgaagatgactggGCGCCGGAAACAATTGAATGGACTGATGGAACGAAGACAAATCTTTCTCAAGTGGAACATACTGCGGCAACCAAGCAAGAGAACAGGCCGTCGATGGAACCTAAGGATGACTTTCCGCCTCCACGCCCCGAGCAAGTCCCCGCTCCCAAAGAGACTACCAAGTTTGTCCCAAAGCCTACGACCTCGGTTGGACCAAACCCTACTGTCCTCAGGTTGGGGGCAAATGCGGAGAGACAGGCAAAGAGCGCAAGCATTTCTTCTAAAGGTACGAACGAGAAGTCGCCGTCACTATCTACAAGTCCGGCGCCACCCCCAGCCAAGTCACCGTGGGCTCCTCTACCACCAGTTGAGAAAATATCCCCTGTTATACCTCCTGTGCAAGTTCAACCTCAGGTACATACTTCGCCCAGGGAGCCACACACGATCGACCGTTATAGCGGCGTTGCCCAGCCGAAGGAGATCGCCGCAGACGACTTCAACCGGTCATGGAAAGACTCGCAGTCAGGTACCCGTGAGCTATACAACTCCCGGTCGGGTCGTTATGAGCCAGTATCTGAAACTAGGAAGGGATCTTGGCGCACTGAGCAGAGCTTTCGCACCCCATCCGTGTTGCAGAGGCCAGCGCAGGGCGAACAGGCAGGACCTGCGGAACCTTCACCCGCGTTTCAGACACATAGGTCAAGCGGACAGGATGGCATTCACTGGACACGTCGGCGAACTTCATCTAATGTCAGCGGAGGAAGTGGCAGCTTTGCACGTCGGATGTCAATTGGTCGAAACGATGCAACTCAACGGTCGTTTGAAACTAGAAGAGGATCACAGGTGAACGGTATGGTTGAACCCCCGTTGCCAGGCTTGGTGCCTCAACAGGAGACACCTTTGCGAGAAACTTCTCCTGCTCGACGTGGCCCCGGTCATTCATGGCCTCCGCGTGGTGCAGCCGGCGTACATGAAAGAGCTCCTGGTGCACCTGATGGCACGAGTCAGCCATATGTTCCTTACACTGTCAACCAAACTGCGACCCCGCAGGCGCCCCAGGAAGATCCAGTTGCCATGCAAGAACGCAttatgaaagaaaagagaatggaaGCTCGACAGCGAAGAatagagcaagaagaaaaggaggaagctGCTAAACGGGAAAGGATCCGGCAAAAGCTCGAAGCCCTTGGTCCACCTCCCGAAAAGCCCAAGCCGCAGCGCAAGGATACTCTGGAAGGTAGTAAGCCTGACACTATTTCCTCCCCCGGTGTTACTCACTCATCATTGTCGCCTCCCAAACCCCCGGTTCCGGAACCAACGGGAGAGCCAAAGCAATATGGAATGATGAAGGTTCATCATCCCGACACTGTGAGAAAGTTAGTGGAGAGGGACAGAGCTGCCGAAAAGTCCTCGTCGACGGTCAATGCCCGGCGCGCCCCTTCACCTCCTCGGGAATCCAAACCTGACACTACCACGACGAATGGACTTCAACAGCCTGGTGACTCTCAAACACAAGCACATGAAAAACTGCCAGAGAACAAGCTCGATGAGCAATCAACCCAGTGGAGGGGTGGCCTCAATGCTTCTAGTTCGTACCCGCCGTGGGCTCCGAATGCCAAATTAGTCGGGGCCTCTCCATCCATGGCGAACCCCTGGAAACCTCTTAGCAGTGACAAGACCTTGGGTAATGGTATATTTGAACAGAGCCTTCCCGGGTTTCCGCCAGGAAGAGATGTTCCTCTGCGCAACCCGCTTGTTTTGGATCAGCCGCCTGTTGCTCCAGGATCACAGTCGTTCTCAACACCTTCGCGCTCACCTCAAGAAAGTACACCAATATCCCCCATATCGTCCCCCAAAGTTAGACACGCACCATACGAGTCTTTAAACCCCATTTCCCGTCCTGGACCTATTGGACCTCCTAGTTCGCAACACCAATGGCAAAATGACAACCGTGTCGCTGGGACCGTTGCCTGGAACAATTTCCATACAGTTGCTGCCAAGCGcgaagcagaagaaaatgaaaaactTCGCAATGAGATGAACGCCGCGCGCGAGGGACCATCTTCTCTACAAGTAACTTTCAACGAGACTTGGCGGCAGGTACGGACTGGAGACCAAGCTGGGCAAAGACAGGTCGTTGGTATATCAAGAACAGCAGAGACCAGCGcaccaaatccaaatcctctTCCAGGGTTGGATCATTCTGTTGgtcctctttcctttacAGAGACTAATTCACGCCCTCTTGGCAGCGTTCCAGTCCGAAGTTCACGATTCTTCCCACAGGCATCTGAACAGTACAAGAAGCCACCTTTTGCGGAAGGTGATTTTATTCGCAgcccctcaccaccaccaccagaagAAATGTCAACGCATCCAGTATTCACAGGGAATACCAGCAAACCTTTGGTACACCTCCCTGCGCCAAGGCCCATTGTCAAACTTCCCCCGAAAGTCATCGCTCCaccacaacctcctcccacCTTCGCATCTATGGCTGCTGCGCCGCCCTGCCCTCCTGTCTCCACTGCTACTTCGTGGCAGGAGAAAATCAATACTCTATTTGGCAAGAAGACAGTGCCTGAGAGGAAGACTGCCTTGGCCGTGACGTCTGCATCTAAAGAACCCCTGGATGTATTGCATATCGCCGCAGTTTCAGTCTCACTGCCTCAACATAGCGAACAACCAATTGGAGACGGTGAGATAACTGCTAAGCAGGTTGAAGAAACCGAAGAGATTTTTGAGGACCGTGAAGTAGGATCTCTACCTGTTGTCCGAGTTCCTACTAGGGCTCCTCCCGCAGCTTGGCAGGCGGCGCCACCACCTTCGCAGTCGAGACTACGAGCTAAGCATTTGAAGCTAATGCAGGTTCATAGCGTTGAGCCTTATTCATTTGGTTtccaagacaaagatggCTCGGGAAATTTGCGTGTTTCAATCCGTTTCCCAGGTACAATTATGGCGAAAACGGTGGCCCTCCCGAGGAAGGCGGGAAGCCAGAACCCCCGACCACGTGGAACTTCGAGCTATAAGCCTCGAAAGAACACGAAACCTCGCGAAGGACCTGGAGCCTCGAATTCCAAGAAATTATCTTCCCAACAAAGCAATGAAACAAGCTCTCCGCGGCACCAGTCGCGCAATGCTTCCTGGGGCCCACGTACATATAGCGGGTCTCGTTAAGCGCGGTGTGAAAGTATCCATGCGGAATATGTCCCGTTCTTTCAGTTACGTTTCAGCCTTGAACTGGCCTTTGCCAGGTTTCCGATATTCGTTGAGCGTCTTTTTCGGTATTGATGAGCTACGTAGGGGAATTGACGGGTCTGGTTTTGCCTTGAATTTCTAGTGCTCTTCTTAATGTCCTTATCTTTTCTAACCGTACATTATTTCCTCCTTCTACCTTATCAACACTGGCCACGAGTAACATCGCCATATTGAGTTGGGTGGGGaatccttcccttccacaTACAAAGCACCAGTCCTGTGACTTATCCATCCTGCTGTCCGTATGAGAGAAATACAGATGTTCGAGTCTGTCATACTTTGTTCTCATTTCACTTCCTCTCAGCCATCTTTCTTTACTCCCTCGTGTCCCATCACCAGGCTCTGTGCTGTTTGATGTATTGACTCCCGTTTTGCTCTCCTACTTGTCTTCAATGTCCTGTTTCGGGCTCTTCTATACTTATACATCTCATTCAGGAGACTTTAGCACTTGAGGCAAAGCCTGTGTATTCCTTGCTCTCGTGGTTAGAAGCCAAGGACGGGCTGGAGACAGAAAAAAGTACGAAGCAGTCTTGAGACTCGATATGCGTGTATCTAGCATCGTACCCGGCCAGGTCTGCATTAAATTCTCGTTTATATCTCTAGGTAATTTTTGGCATTGTAGACGGTGTAAGGTATTCCACTTTTTTGTTCATCAGCTCTCTCCGCGTTGCTAGATATAGGAAGAGGTATTAGAGCAAACTTCGCATAGGGATGATTGCTTGAGTATATTATAATATCACCTAGTCCCTGGCGTTGTTACCAACCCAGACAAACCACAAAAACAGAACCAGTAAAACACCAGTGACCAAGCCCACGCTAATAATGTCATACAAATGCTCGACACCAAAAGAGACGGTTTATGTACAAGTTTTGGGCGAAAGCAAAAAACAGCCTTGCcatatttaatatttttcGGTCGAGTATTTTTGCGCCTCACCAATTCCATGTTCGACTTGAAGCTGTGAAAACTGGAGGCTTCCATTGTAAGCGTGCAGGGTCGATTTTGCGCGACCctttaattttctctttctcaagaCGCTTATTGTGTTGCTCCACAACTTGATCCGTGAGGACGATAACCCAGTTTCCTTTCTGTACAAATAGTTAGTTATCTATTCCGAGCATGTGGGGTGAAGAGCAGGTTCTAGTAACATACGTGGTATCTAAGCATATTGAACACAACCAGTGTCTCATGCACATCCTTCTCGGTCATAGACGTTAACACAGCAAGTTCGTTCTCACTCATGGACTCTCGGCCCGGCTCTATGAGTAACTCCACGAGTGTTTCTCGCCAGTATTGCCGATAACTTAGCAGACCCAGGTCACTGAGGGGCTTTTCTGGAGAGCCAAGCTTTCCTTCTCGCTTGCTGAGCTCATAGCTGAAAGCAATAAGCAGTCGCCCGTAGCCGAGACGCTGGTATTGTGGTAAGGTCAAGATACAAGCAAGGTTATAACCTTCTGCGgaatctttttctttggagaaaTAGCCCACCAGATGGCAACCGGTCTCATCCCGAGTGGCCATGCagtagaaaaggaaagggtcGACGTCGTAGTAGAGTGTTTTATGGTCAAGAAAGAGTTTGCTAAGAAGGCAAAGATTGCGGCACCAGGTGCGCTGGCGCCGACCGTCCACTTCAAAGAATGATATACGGTCATCACGATAGATCTCGTTCCCAGGTGGGTGAACAAGTGTACATTTCGAACGGTGACGCTCGAAAGCGCGTTTGTTGTCGAAATAACTCAAGCAGAATTCATCAATGTAGACCATATCGACATCCGAGAACGAGGCAGGATAAGGAGAGAAGTACCACGGCTCAATGTCAAACTTGCCCATTTGTAGACGATTCAAGTTACGCACACGGTGAATTTCCGTGGGATTTTGGGTCATACTTCCGCTTGTACGCAATCGTTCGATTTCCTCTTCGCGTGACATTTTACCTTGTTcatgctcttccttggtaTCCGTGAAACTGACGCCGATCATATCAACATCTTCCATTTCAGGCTTAGGGGTCACGTCTGCAGAAATGGCTTCCGAATCTAGAACTGACAAATTTGCAGGCGTCTCGTCACGGTTCTCTTTCCCGCCTGCCTTAGACGGACGCTGTGCTTTGCCAATATTGGTGTTTTTGCCTGTCAAGAGATCTGGGGTTGCCGAAACCTCGCGGCTTCCGGCTCTTGCACGCTTCTGAGCATTCTTGCTCGGTGCTTTATTACCAGGAcctgctttcttcttctctggtttTTCAGGCTGCGGCCATTCAACCTCGTGAGATAAATCAATCCTTGTGGAATCGATCCACTCTATGATAGTGTCAGCATGATCTTGCAAGATTGATATTGGCGCCAGACTTACCGTCGAGACGTTTATTGAAATCGACATAATGGACGCTAAAGTCTGATTAGCACTCTTGTGTAGGCACAACATATGCCTATCTAAAACGTACTAAAAGCTTGGACCATCTTTGCGCTGTCTGATAGACAAAATTTCAGCTTTTCTCAATTCTCCATCCTAGCGAGGTATGTCAGTATATAGTTCAGTATATGACGTTAATCACGTGACCATGTAAAAATTGAAGGGATTGAATCGCAACTAACCTTCTGAACCATGGCCTTAACACCGATTCTATCGTTCAGATTAGTTGATGCGACCGATGaagtagatatcaaagacACTATAAATAATTTCTCAAGGTATATTCAGCGACATACCGAATGGTGTTGAGGGTGGCGAACCCCTTCTCAACGGGGTCCGGCGTCGCGGTTGCCTCCCCATGGGAATCTCTGACGCCCATCGTGTGGGAGAAGTGATACTGGATCGTTCTAGCCGGTTTCTATAGATGCAGATACAAAAGTGGAGGGCATACGCGATGCAGACGAAGGGGGACCGATACTGGAGGGGATGGAAGATTATCCGTTGTGATGCTCGGAAGAGACCGCCTTTGAGGCTGTTTGCCTGAGGTTCCAAATCCGTGGTCATCTTATCGTCCGTTTCTGGTATGTAGCCTTTACAGTGACTGTCATATTATGGTTCGTTTTCTAGTTGAGCATGCAAATGCTGCCTCTacatttcatttcatttgTGTTTAGTATCCCCTTAATAAAATAACCCTGAGCCAACAGTAGAGATACCGCAAAAAAAAGACAGTATGAACAAACTTCCAGTAAAACCCGATAGACACGCCATGTAT encodes:
- a CDS encoding uncharacterized protein (predicted protein), whose translation is MSQPVGLTDSRIVMAEQSSHDVVNQTLSGGEPSPSDVPASTNDKKPAGGDVGEIKHTATHTQLETITNAEQGTLDTSLSETYNENNAAGRDTEQSTTDNSRQGPGPVATRALELNGVASGSDVGEDTASQGGSESDASRTESRLNSRASSTKRPTSFKPVSFAKFSVPKAPGTPPTAKISEKAPLSSTTPLGVPLQSSRPRLVAKTTSSLRDSLSKTGTGAARPAGSGPDPNQVWNKNRPVQQTPPKHLTDEELKQQYGIHMTSRIQEDGGGTEAKWADIDDDEDDWAPETIEWTDGTKTNLSQVEHTAATKQENRPSMEPKDDFPPPRPEQVPAPKETTKFVPKPTTSVGPNPTVLRLGANAERQAKSASISSKGTNEKSPSLSTSPAPPPAKSPWAPLPPVEKISPVIPPVQVQPQVHTSPREPHTIDRYSGVAQPKEIAADDFNRSWKDSQSGTRELYNSRSGRYEPVSETRKGSWRTEQSFRTPSVLQRPAQGEQAGPAEPSPAFQTHRSSGQDGIHWTRRRTSSNVSGGSGSFARRMSIGRNDATQRSFETRRGSQVNGMVEPPLPGLVPQQETPLRETSPARRGPGHSWPPRGAAGVHERAPGAPDGTSQPYVPYTVNQTATPQAPQEDPVAMQERIMKEKRMEARQRRIEQEEKEEAAKRERIRQKLEALGPPPEKPKPQRKDTLEGSKPDTISSPGVTHSSLSPPKPPVPEPTGEPKQYGMMKVHHPDTVRKLVERDRAAEKSSSTVNARRAPSPPRESKPDTTTTNGLQQPGDSQTQAHEKLPENKLDEQSTQWRGGLNASSSYPPWAPNAKLVGASPSMANPWKPLSSDKTLGNGIFEQSLPGFPPGRDVPLRNPLVLDQPPVAPGSQSFSTPSRSPQESTPISPISSPKVRHAPYESLNPISRPGPIGPPSSQHQWQNDNRVAGTVAWNNFHTVAAKREAEENEKLRNEMNAAREGPSSLQVTFNETWRQVRTGDQAGQRQVVGISRTAETSAPNPNPLPGLDHSVGPLSFTETNSRPLGSVPVRSSRFFPQASEQYKKPPFAEGDFIRSPSPPPPEEMSTHPVFTGNTSKPLVHLPAPRPIVKLPPKVIAPPQPPPTFASMAAAPPCPPVSTATSWQEKINTLFGKKTVPERKTALAVTSASKEPLDVLHIAAVSVSLPQHSEQPIGDGEITAKQVEETEEIFEDREVGSLPVVRVPTRAPPAAWQAAPPPSQSRLRAKHLKLMQVHSVEPYSFGFQDKDGSGNLRVSIRFPGTIMAKTVALPRKAGSQNPRPRGTSSYKPRKNTKPREGPGASNSKKLSSQQSNETSSPRHQSRNASWGPRTYSGSR
- a CDS encoding NuA4 histone acetyltransferase complex catalytic subunit ESA1 (histone acetyltransferase (MYST family)), with the protein product MGVRDSHGEATATPDPVEKGFATLNTIRIGVKAMVQKDGELRKAEILSIRQRKDGPSFYVHYVDFNKRLDEWIDSTRIDLSHEVEWPQPEKPEKKKAGPGNKAPSKNAQKRARAGSREVSATPDLLTGKNTNIGKAQRPSKAGGKENRDETPANLSVLDSEAISADVTPKPEMEDVDMIGVSFTDTKEEHEQGKMSREEEIERLRTSGSMTQNPTEIHRVRNLNRLQMGKFDIEPWYFSPYPASFSDVDMVYIDEFCLSYFDNKRAFERHRSKCTLVHPPGNEIYRDDRISFFEVDGRRQRTWCRNLCLLSKLFLDHKTLYYDVDPFLFYCMATRDETGCHLVGYFSKEKDSAEGYNLACILTLPQYQRLGYGRLLIAFSYELSKREGKLGSPEKPLSDLGLLSYRQYWRETLVELLIEPGRESMSENELAVLTSMTEKDVHETLVVFNMLRYHKGNWVIVLTDQVVEQHNKRLEKEKIKGSRKIDPARLQWKPPVFTASSRTWNW